The following proteins are co-located in the Pseudomonas sp. DY-1 genome:
- a CDS encoding LysR family transcriptional regulator, with the protein MDILFNMRAFVCVAETGSFTAAAQRMDLTTSYISRAVATLETHLRTRLLHRTTRRIALTEAGQRYLLRCEQILGYIEEAEAEASEAHARPVGNLKVHAMTGIGQHYLIKAIAGYSEKYPDVSFDLTLANRTTDILDEGYDISVVIAQELPDSGFISKQLGTTYSVLCASPGYIEKHGAPRMPSELSKHRCLRLVNNVMSLDKWLFEGPDGQEMVSVNQTPFQVNTADAMTEAIRAGIGVGVVPVYSAISGLKDGSLVRVLPNHSLFPLGIYALYPSRQFLDAKIRTWVEFLREFLPERVAADEKAVAEYSLRLGVR; encoded by the coding sequence ATGGACATCCTCTTCAACATGCGCGCCTTCGTCTGTGTGGCGGAAACCGGCAGCTTCACCGCCGCTGCCCAGCGCATGGATCTCACGACCTCATACATCTCCCGCGCAGTCGCCACTCTCGAAACCCACCTGCGCACGCGCCTGCTGCACCGCACTACACGCCGCATCGCCCTGACCGAGGCCGGTCAGCGCTACCTGCTGCGCTGCGAACAGATCCTTGGCTACATCGAAGAAGCCGAGGCCGAGGCCAGCGAGGCCCATGCGCGCCCGGTGGGCAACCTGAAGGTGCATGCCATGACCGGCATCGGTCAGCACTACCTGATCAAGGCGATCGCCGGATACAGCGAGAAGTACCCGGACGTGAGCTTCGACCTGACCCTGGCCAACCGCACCACCGATATCCTCGACGAGGGGTACGACATCTCCGTGGTGATCGCCCAGGAACTGCCGGACTCGGGCTTCATTTCCAAGCAGCTCGGCACCACCTACAGCGTGCTTTGCGCTTCCCCCGGCTACATCGAGAAGCATGGGGCGCCGCGCATGCCTTCGGAGCTGTCGAAGCACCGCTGCCTGCGCCTGGTTAACAATGTGATGTCCCTGGACAAGTGGCTGTTCGAAGGCCCCGACGGACAGGAGATGGTCAGCGTCAACCAGACGCCCTTCCAGGTGAATACGGCCGATGCCATGACCGAAGCCATCAGGGCCGGGATAGGTGTGGGCGTGGTGCCGGTGTACTCGGCCATCAGCGGCCTGAAGGACGGCAGCCTCGTCCGCGTGCTGCCCAACCACAGCCTCTTCCCCCTCGGCATCTACGCGCTCTATCCGTCGCGACAGTTCCTCGATGCGAAGATCCGTACCTGGGTCGAGTTCCTTCGCGAGTTCCTGCCGGAGCGGGTCGCGGCGGACGAGAAGGCGGTGGCGGAGTACAGCTTGCGATTGGGGGTGCGTTAG